In Trueperella pecoris, the DNA window GCCAATGGGAACGTCATCTTGTATTGCTGTGCGTCATAGACGTGGCTACCACGCTCAATGACCCGGCCGTCGACGTCGTACGCCGTCCGTTCCATCGTAAACAACGCCATCCCAGGCTCGATTGCGAGGAGATCGGCCTCGGATTTTGAGGCATTCTTCGCCCCTAACGTCTGCACAGCTGAAGCGGGAAAGACGTTGTGCTTTCCGAAGGATTCATACAGCCCATACCGAGACAACTCCGTCAAGGTAGGGGCAATCCTACTTGGAATCGTATTGTTAAGGACAGCCAATGGGCGGTCGTCAATCCAACGAAGGCGCTGGATAGTAACGAGCTCTTCGTCCAGCGCACAATTGAGAAGCTCAACCTCATCAGGGCTCGCGAGATGGATTTGGTATTTCAGGACCTCAGTACGTGTTGAGTGGCCAGCCTTAATTAAATCGTCGTTAAGCGAGG includes these proteins:
- a CDS encoding GntR family transcriptional regulator, coding for MVDNEKDASLDTPYVLDVILDRNSTEPLYQQIYNPIAELIEAGTLLPNQLLEDEISMAQRLSISRPTARRALQELVDAGLLVRRRGVGTRVTPSHVHRQLALTSLNDDLIKAGHSTRTEVLKYQIHLASPDEVELLNCALDEELVTIQRLRWIDDRPLAVLNNTIPSRIAPTLTELSRYGLYESFGKHNVFPASAVQTLGAKNASKSEADLLAIEPGMALFTMERTAYDVDGRVIERGSHVYDAQQYKMTFPLATS